From Celeribacter baekdonensis, the proteins below share one genomic window:
- a CDS encoding ParB/RepB/Spo0J family partition protein, with product MAKSAQKVTLSPSRDIPFDKLVLSQSNVRRIKAGISVEELAEDIARRGLLQSLSVRPVLADDGSETGKFEIPAGGRRFQALSLLVKQKRLAKTTPIPCIVRDANSTILAEDDSLAENMQRAALHPLDQFRAFVALREKGQGDEEIAAAFFVTPQVVKQRLKLAAVAPALLELYAEDEMTLEQLMAFTVNPDHERQIQVWEAIKSSWNKEPYQIRRILTETSVRASDRRAVFVGVDAYEAAGGTMLHDLFQGDDGGWLEDPALLDRLVSEKLQAEAEVIATEGWKWIEVSLDLPYGYSHGLRRLNGDPAPMTDDEGAAHARLLAEYRALEEEYEGQDEFPEEIDARLGELEVAMEKLETRPLIFDAGEIARAGAFVTLDRYGELAVYRGFVRPEDEPKTDVDVHSGEQAADGPGVELSTGSNVDGIGHSTVITSAGQALGVNVPDDEDDGALKPLPERLVMELTAHRTVALREAVGRSPDVALTLLLLKLVGDTFQTSSSAGSCLEASVRHVYMSAQASDLKDSVVAKLVDDRHAEWEADLPLGDDAALWDYLTSLDQGSRLSLLAHCLSFGVNALHEKVNPYGAGISASGLTRRMTQSDLVAQAVELDMVEAGWQPTADTYLNRVPKARILEAVREAKGEGTAQLLDHLKKGEMASEAERLLKGSGWLPEVLRRHDLAALDGAEGQGAPELVSDAEQAEDVDLPAFLTADLPSNEASMIAAE from the coding sequence ATGGCGAAATCTGCCCAGAAAGTCACCCTGTCCCCGTCCCGGGACATTCCCTTCGACAAGCTCGTGCTGAGCCAGTCCAACGTCCGGCGCATCAAGGCTGGCATCTCGGTCGAGGAACTGGCCGAAGACATCGCCCGCCGCGGGTTGCTGCAGAGCCTGAGCGTTCGGCCCGTTCTGGCGGATGATGGGTCCGAGACCGGTAAGTTCGAAATTCCCGCGGGCGGTCGCCGCTTTCAGGCCCTGTCTCTCCTCGTAAAGCAGAAACGCTTGGCCAAGACGACGCCCATTCCCTGCATTGTTCGGGATGCCAATTCCACCATCCTCGCCGAAGACGACTCGCTCGCTGAGAACATGCAGCGCGCTGCCTTGCATCCGCTCGATCAGTTCCGCGCCTTCGTGGCGCTTCGGGAGAAGGGTCAGGGCGATGAAGAGATCGCGGCCGCTTTCTTCGTCACGCCGCAGGTGGTCAAACAGCGCCTGAAACTCGCCGCCGTGGCCCCTGCCCTGCTTGAGCTTTATGCCGAGGATGAAATGACGCTGGAGCAGTTGATGGCCTTCACGGTCAATCCGGATCACGAGCGTCAGATTCAGGTCTGGGAGGCGATCAAGTCGTCCTGGAACAAGGAGCCCTATCAGATCCGGCGCATACTGACGGAAACCTCGGTGCGGGCCTCCGATCGTCGTGCCGTCTTTGTCGGCGTCGATGCCTATGAGGCTGCTGGCGGCACCATGTTGCATGACCTCTTCCAGGGCGATGACGGGGGCTGGCTGGAAGACCCTGCCCTGCTCGATCGTCTGGTCAGCGAGAAGCTTCAGGCTGAAGCCGAAGTCATAGCGACCGAAGGTTGGAAATGGATCGAGGTCTCGCTCGACCTGCCCTATGGCTACAGCCACGGCTTGCGGCGTCTCAACGGAGACCCGGCGCCGATGACGGATGACGAAGGCGCGGCCCATGCCAGGCTGCTTGCCGAATACCGAGCGCTCGAAGAGGAATACGAGGGCCAGGATGAATTCCCCGAAGAGATCGACGCGCGTCTTGGCGAGTTGGAAGTCGCGATGGAGAAGCTCGAGACCCGGCCGCTGATCTTCGACGCGGGGGAGATCGCGAGGGCAGGGGCGTTCGTGACGCTTGACCGTTATGGCGAGCTTGCCGTTTATCGGGGCTTTGTGCGGCCCGAGGATGAGCCAAAAACAGACGTCGACGTCCACAGCGGTGAACAGGCAGCAGACGGGCCGGGCGTGGAGCTTTCAACGGGGAGCAATGTGGACGGTATCGGCCACAGCACGGTGATCACCTCTGCTGGTCAAGCGCTTGGCGTCAACGTGCCCGACGACGAGGACGATGGTGCGTTGAAGCCCTTGCCTGAGCGGCTGGTCATGGAGTTGACGGCGCACCGGACAGTGGCACTGCGGGAAGCTGTCGGGCGCTCCCCCGACGTCGCGCTGACGCTGCTGCTCCTGAAGCTCGTGGGTGACACCTTCCAGACGTCCAGTTCGGCCGGCAGCTGCCTCGAGGCTTCGGTCCGTCACGTCTACATGTCGGCGCAGGCGAGCGATCTGAAGGACAGCGTGGTGGCCAAGCTGGTCGACGATCGCCACGCCGAGTGGGAGGCCGACTTGCCGCTCGGCGACGATGCCGCTCTCTGGGACTACCTGACCTCCCTTGATCAAGGGAGCCGGCTGTCGTTGCTCGCGCATTGCCTCAGCTTCGGGGTCAACGCGCTCCATGAGAAGGTGAACCCCTATGGTGCCGGTATCTCCGCCAGCGGGTTGACCAGGCGGATGACCCAGTCTGACTTGGTCGCCCAGGCGGTCGAACTCGACATGGTCGAGGCGGGTTGGCAGCCGACGGCCGATACCTACCTGAACCGCGTGCCCAAGGCCCGGATCCTCGAGGCCGTGCGTGAGGCGAAAGGGGAGGGGACGGCGCAACTCCTCGATCACCTGAAGAAGGGCGAGATGGCGAGTGAAGCCGAGCGTCTGCTGAAAGGCAGCGGCTGGTTGCCGGAGGTTCTGCGCCGTCACGATCTGGCAGCACTCGATGGCGCGGAAGGGCAGGGGGCGCCTGAGCTCGTTTCCGACGCTGAGCAAGCCGAAGATGTCGACCTTCCCGCCTTCCTCACCGCTGACCTGCCGAGCAATGAGGCATCGATGATAGCTGCGGAGTGA
- a CDS encoding single-stranded DNA-binding protein encodes MQNIVILAGNIGQTPEVRTTQSGTKITNFSLATSRPRLSEGRVMRDENGYRVMDTEWHRITCFNGLGKTVSEHCEKGMKVLVHGRIHYTKWIDSMGNDRYGCEIIAEKVDFLSRPKSAENENPELVDRDDEIPF; translated from the coding sequence ATGCAGAACATCGTCATCCTCGCCGGCAACATCGGTCAGACCCCCGAAGTCCGCACCACCCAGAGCGGCACCAAGATCACCAACTTCAGCCTCGCCACCTCGCGCCCCCGCCTCTCGGAAGGCCGTGTGATGCGCGACGAGAACGGCTACCGGGTCATGGACACCGAATGGCACCGCATCACCTGCTTCAACGGTCTCGGCAAGACGGTCTCTGAGCATTGCGAAAAGGGCATGAAGGTCCTCGTCCACGGCCGCATCCACTACACCAAGTGGATCGACAGCATGGGGAACGACCGCTACGGCTGCGAGATCATTGCCGAGAAGGTCGACTTCCTGAGCCGCCCGAAGTCGGCCGAGAACGAAAACCCCGAACTGGTCGACCGCGACGATGAGATCCCGTTCTGA
- a CDS encoding L,D-transpeptidase yields MLTRRHFIQTTTALFSVTVPGVAFADSWPTEAQKAAWDAQVTPQDYVAETSNPWGLHPRFLPQRVVANDGLVPGDIHVDAVARYLYHIEEGGTAMRYGVAIARGNLYEPGVYTIKRKVRWPHWQPTQSMINRDPELYADIADGMEPGPENALGSRALYLYVGDRDTLLRIHGTPSPRSIGGRASSGCVRMVMAHINDLYPNVETGSTAYLYSAEDSVTARS; encoded by the coding sequence ATGCTGACAAGACGACACTTCATCCAGACAACAACGGCGCTATTTTCGGTGACCGTTCCCGGCGTGGCTTTTGCCGACAGTTGGCCAACCGAGGCGCAGAAGGCTGCGTGGGACGCACAGGTGACGCCTCAGGATTATGTTGCCGAGACTTCCAACCCATGGGGATTGCACCCGCGGTTCCTACCGCAACGTGTAGTCGCGAACGACGGTCTCGTGCCGGGAGATATCCATGTCGATGCGGTCGCGCGATATCTCTACCACATTGAAGAGGGTGGGACCGCGATGCGCTACGGCGTGGCGATCGCGCGGGGGAACCTCTACGAGCCGGGTGTCTATACCATCAAGCGCAAGGTCAGGTGGCCGCACTGGCAACCGACACAGAGCATGATCAATCGCGACCCCGAACTTTATGCTGATATTGCCGATGGCATGGAACCCGGACCGGAAAACGCGCTTGGATCAAGGGCGCTGTATCTCTACGTCGGGGATCGCGATACCCTTCTGCGCATCCATGGCACTCCGAGCCCACGGAGTATCGGTGGCCGCGCAAGTTCGGGCTGCGTACGGATGGTCATGGCCCATATCAATGACCTTTACCCGAACGTCGAGACCGGCTCTACGGCCTATCTTTACTCGGCAGAGGACAGCGTCACTGCCCGCAGCTAA
- the repC gene encoding plasmid replication protein RepC codes for MEYTPISPFMRPISHAHLRVIERPDASVPGRPVNKWELLRELSKAQAAFGVSERDLTVLQGLLSFFPDDALGGNAEMVVFPSNKAICERLNGMPCSTMRRHLARLVEAGLLQRRDSPNGKRYVRKHGEERVAFGFDLSPLYCQSEEIARAAEAVREAEERVRRLREVVSLMRRDLAALAEFGDEMQPGLGIWDQLRDKAILTARALRRKLSIEDLAAYRADLEALLDQARNIIDGSETEEMNTNDARSERHHHNSNKESIDLEPALEKSGAAADVPDVDRNEPVADVDEQDTRHLPKIPLHLVIAACPSLKTFYQGEIRHWHQLFDAACHVRPAMGISASAWEEAQRFMGPEQASIVVSAMLERFEDIRSPGGYLRALTAKAVAGEFSCGPMVMALIGRRSAA; via the coding sequence ATGGAGTACACACCGATTTCGCCGTTTATGCGGCCGATCTCGCACGCCCATCTGCGCGTGATCGAGCGACCCGATGCATCTGTTCCGGGCAGACCCGTCAACAAGTGGGAACTCCTGCGCGAGCTCTCCAAGGCGCAAGCGGCCTTTGGCGTGTCAGAACGTGATTTGACTGTTTTGCAGGGGCTCCTCAGCTTCTTTCCAGACGATGCACTTGGCGGGAACGCCGAGATGGTAGTCTTCCCCTCGAACAAGGCGATCTGTGAGCGCCTGAATGGTATGCCCTGCTCCACTATGCGTCGTCACCTCGCGCGTCTTGTCGAGGCTGGTTTGCTCCAGCGGCGTGATAGCCCCAATGGAAAGCGCTACGTCCGCAAGCACGGCGAAGAGCGCGTCGCCTTTGGCTTCGATCTTTCCCCGCTCTACTGCCAGTCCGAGGAGATAGCACGGGCCGCAGAGGCCGTACGTGAGGCTGAGGAGCGCGTCAGGCGTCTGAGAGAGGTTGTAAGCCTCATGCGGCGTGATCTCGCGGCCCTCGCAGAGTTCGGAGACGAGATGCAGCCAGGCCTAGGCATCTGGGACCAGCTTCGTGACAAAGCTATCCTCACAGCGCGCGCGCTTCGCCGCAAGCTTTCAATTGAGGACCTCGCGGCCTATCGAGCAGATCTTGAAGCTCTCCTCGATCAGGCACGCAACATCATTGATGGCTCTGAAACAGAAGAAATGAACACCAATGATGCTCGATCTGAGCGTCACCATCATAATTCAAATAAAGAATCTATAGATCTTGAACCTGCTTTAGAAAAAAGCGGGGCGGCGGCCGACGTGCCAGATGTGGACAGGAATGAGCCCGTGGCTGACGTCGATGAACAGGACACAAGACACTTGCCAAAGATCCCGCTGCACCTGGTGATCGCGGCATGTCCCTCGCTCAAGACCTTCTACCAAGGCGAAATCCGGCATTGGCACCAGCTTTTCGATGCGGCATGCCATGTGCGACCAGCCATGGGGATCAGTGCATCTGCATGGGAAGAAGCGCAGCGGTTCATGGGTCCGGAGCAAGCGTCGATCGTCGTTTCTGCCATGCTGGAACGCTTTGAGGACATCAGATCGCCTGGTGGATACTTGCGAGCTCTGACTGCCAAAGCTGTGGCCGGTGAGTTTTCCTGTGGGCCGATGGTCATGGCATTGATTGGGCGACGATCTGCAGCTTAA
- a CDS encoding transmembrane anchor protein, producing the protein MFNAEKPSLEELRSSAQLIRSTAIAAASAVAILVTVVLPAEYNIDPTGIGGVLGLAEMGEIKTQLAEEAEADRLMELEAEEQSSLMNDIFGLFVGAAHAQEVEVWRDEITFTLAPGDSAEWKLVMEEGQTVEYRIFVEGGRVNFDMHGHGGGQSVTYDKSRGSTGDAGEIVAAFDGEHGWFWRNRDSEPATVTVQVRGEYAEFKDAS; encoded by the coding sequence ATGTTCAACGCAGAAAAACCGAGCCTCGAAGAACTGCGAAGCTCCGCGCAGCTGATCCGTTCCACCGCCATCGCGGCCGCCAGCGCCGTCGCGATCCTCGTGACCGTCGTGTTGCCCGCTGAATACAACATCGACCCGACCGGGATCGGTGGAGTCCTTGGACTGGCGGAAATGGGCGAGATCAAGACCCAGCTCGCGGAAGAGGCCGAGGCCGACAGGCTGATGGAGCTTGAGGCAGAGGAACAGTCGAGCCTGATGAACGATATTTTCGGGCTCTTCGTCGGCGCGGCACACGCGCAAGAAGTCGAAGTCTGGCGCGATGAGATAACCTTTACTCTAGCACCTGGTGACAGTGCCGAATGGAAGCTGGTGATGGAAGAAGGCCAGACGGTCGAATACCGGATTTTTGTCGAAGGCGGTCGCGTGAACTTCGATATGCATGGCCATGGCGGCGGTCAGTCGGTGACCTATGATAAGAGCCGCGGCTCCACTGGCGACGCAGGCGAGATCGTCGCCGCGTTCGACGGCGAACACGGCTGGTTCTGGCGCAACCGCGACAGCGAGCCCGCCACCGTGACCGTTCAGGTTCGCGGTGAATATGCCGAATTCAAAGACGCCAGTTGA
- a CDS encoding recombinase family protein, with protein MPLIGYARVSTEDQTPLPQSEALQSAGCAEIFEEHASGGNRARPVLARVLERIGKGDTLVVVRIDRLARSLSHLLEVIERLEGKGAFFRSLQDPIDTASPQGKFTLQVLGAAAEFERALIRERTKAGLASARSKGRVGGNPGLRAKDPEALRKVRLARQDGYMERLNETAQDWVPHVRRLRPDMAWEDVLRIINGPLPHDRRWTQSRLLRAVKAYVVDGFLPAEVLGRAGRRETDDRLPAIVAAIKGADPEITLQAICDRLESMRERTPRGRTSWQPSSVRMLLERAEKLGLL; from the coding sequence ATGCCGCTGATTGGCTATGCGCGCGTCTCCACCGAGGATCAGACCCCCCTGCCCCAGTCTGAGGCACTGCAGTCTGCGGGATGCGCCGAGATTTTTGAAGAGCACGCCTCGGGCGGCAACCGCGCGCGGCCCGTGCTTGCACGTGTGCTGGAGCGGATTGGCAAGGGCGACACGCTGGTCGTCGTGCGGATCGACCGGCTTGCGCGGTCTTTGTCGCACCTACTTGAAGTGATCGAAAGACTGGAAGGCAAGGGGGCGTTCTTCCGCTCGCTCCAGGACCCGATCGACACTGCGTCGCCCCAGGGCAAGTTCACGTTGCAGGTTCTGGGCGCTGCGGCTGAGTTCGAACGCGCTCTGATCCGCGAGCGTACCAAAGCCGGACTTGCCTCGGCACGCTCAAAGGGCCGCGTAGGCGGCAACCCAGGTCTTCGCGCCAAGGACCCTGAAGCGCTGCGCAAGGTGCGGCTGGCGCGACAGGACGGCTACATGGAGCGCTTGAACGAAACTGCGCAGGATTGGGTGCCCCATGTGCGCCGTTTGCGCCCCGATATGGCTTGGGAAGACGTCCTGCGGATCATCAATGGCCCCCTGCCCCATGATCGGCGCTGGACGCAAAGCCGCCTGCTCCGCGCCGTGAAGGCATACGTGGTGGACGGATTCCTGCCTGCTGAAGTGCTTGGACGCGCTGGACGTCGCGAAACCGACGATCGCCTGCCTGCGATTGTCGCCGCAATCAAAGGTGCTGACCCGGAGATCACCTTGCAGGCAATCTGCGACCGACTGGAATCCATGCGTGAGCGCACCCCTCGCGGTCGCACCAGCTGGCAGCCTTCCTCAGTCAGAATGCTGCTGGAGCGTGCTGAAAAGCTGGGGCTCCTCTGA
- the repA gene encoding plasmid partitioning protein RepA, producing the protein MSEVEQDLDIAIGHYAELLASNLHAQRAAHFPPDAKKVMRTLTSGEAAELLGVDHTYLRKLHREGKIVDVETTAGSHRRYTLDDIWEIRQTLEGNAKKSGTYVPGRRDGDDLQVISVVNFKGGSGKTTTSAHLAQRLALKGYRVLAIDLDPQASLSALHGIQPELDLMEGGTLYDAVRYDDPVPIAEVIRKTYIRGLDLIPGNLELMEFEHETPAAIQRGGAKAFFARVHDALDSVEANYDVVVIDCPPQLGFLTMSALSASSGVLVTVHPQMLDLMSMSQFLRMTADLLGVIRDAGANLRFDWLRFLPTRYKVGDAPQTEVIAFIRGLFGRSVLTNHMVESTAISDAGLTKQTLYEADKKDFTRQTFDRAIESMNAVNDEIAEIIQNTWGRNGKKA; encoded by the coding sequence ATGAGCGAAGTAGAGCAGGATCTAGACATCGCCATCGGGCACTACGCGGAACTTCTCGCGTCGAACCTGCATGCTCAGCGCGCCGCACACTTCCCTCCGGATGCAAAGAAGGTGATGCGCACTTTGACCAGCGGTGAAGCTGCTGAGCTCCTTGGCGTCGACCATACCTATCTTCGGAAGCTTCATCGAGAAGGAAAGATCGTTGACGTTGAGACGACGGCTGGAAGTCATCGTCGCTATACGCTCGACGATATCTGGGAAATCCGGCAGACGCTTGAAGGAAACGCAAAAAAGTCTGGAACTTACGTGCCTGGGCGTCGCGACGGTGACGACCTTCAAGTTATTTCAGTGGTGAACTTCAAGGGCGGGTCCGGCAAAACGACGACGTCTGCTCACCTCGCTCAGCGCTTGGCGCTCAAGGGGTACAGGGTTCTTGCGATCGATCTCGACCCCCAAGCATCTCTTTCGGCTCTTCACGGAATCCAGCCAGAACTCGACCTTATGGAGGGCGGAACCCTCTATGATGCCGTTCGCTATGACGATCCGGTTCCGATCGCCGAAGTGATCCGCAAGACCTACATCCGCGGCCTTGATCTTATCCCGGGCAACCTTGAACTCATGGAGTTCGAGCACGAGACGCCTGCTGCTATCCAGCGAGGCGGAGCGAAAGCGTTCTTCGCGAGAGTTCATGACGCACTCGATAGTGTTGAAGCGAACTACGACGTTGTTGTGATCGACTGCCCGCCGCAGCTTGGTTTCTTGACGATGTCAGCACTTTCCGCGTCCTCGGGTGTTCTCGTGACGGTTCACCCGCAGATGCTTGACCTCATGTCGATGTCCCAATTCCTGCGAATGACTGCGGATCTCCTGGGAGTGATCAGGGATGCAGGCGCAAATCTGCGCTTCGATTGGCTGCGCTTTTTGCCAACGCGATACAAAGTCGGCGACGCGCCACAAACCGAAGTCATCGCTTTCATTCGCGGGCTGTTTGGGAGGTCCGTCCTGACCAATCACATGGTTGAATCGACCGCAATTTCTGATGCCGGCTTGACCAAGCAAACGCTCTATGAAGCTGACAAGAAGGACTTCACGCGTCAGACGTTTGATCGTGCGATCGAATCCATGAACGCAGTCAACGATGAGATCGCTGAAATCATCCAGAACACATGGGGGCGGAATGGCAAGAAAGCCTAA
- the repB gene encoding plasmid partitioning protein RepB, translating into MARKPKLGLPLQTLRNAPDALEGRRLRGGVFEIDPAQIVTEGRLDDRLQIEVEGLKNSISKNGQRVPVLVRPLEGDRYNLIYGRRRLEACRELGIKVRAIVTEVEGDQALRDQLLENQERRDLSFIERALVATALLDGDHLEGAERTNRGVAEVLNLHEAGVSQLLSVVRTVGEELIQAIGAAPGIGRPRWEELKKALGAYDGDRDQLQAVAHAAKSESSGSVDEVSERAFLAVLAAAKSPEKKANPSGKGVPTVAIPGVGAATVKTGRQGKQLKLDLTTDEPDFISWLEGNAPKLITELHERWKRSGD; encoded by the coding sequence ATGGCAAGAAAGCCTAAACTCGGCCTGCCGCTGCAGACCCTTCGCAACGCTCCTGACGCTCTTGAAGGGCGCCGACTGCGTGGCGGTGTATTTGAGATCGATCCGGCGCAGATTGTTACCGAAGGACGATTGGATGACAGGCTTCAGATTGAAGTTGAGGGCCTGAAGAACTCTATCTCCAAGAACGGTCAGCGTGTGCCTGTATTGGTCCGCCCACTTGAAGGCGATCGCTACAACCTGATCTATGGCCGCAGGCGCCTAGAAGCATGTCGCGAACTCGGTATCAAAGTTCGAGCCATCGTCACTGAAGTTGAGGGTGATCAAGCGCTTCGAGATCAGCTTCTCGAGAACCAAGAGCGTCGTGATCTGAGCTTTATTGAACGTGCGCTTGTGGCGACGGCGCTTCTGGACGGTGACCATTTGGAAGGGGCTGAGCGCACCAATCGAGGTGTCGCCGAAGTCCTTAACCTCCACGAAGCTGGGGTTTCACAGCTCTTGAGTGTCGTTCGGACGGTCGGCGAGGAACTCATCCAGGCAATTGGTGCGGCTCCCGGGATTGGTCGCCCGAGATGGGAAGAGCTCAAAAAGGCTTTGGGTGCCTACGACGGTGATCGAGACCAACTGCAAGCCGTAGCTCATGCAGCCAAGTCCGAAAGTTCCGGCTCGGTCGATGAGGTTTCTGAGCGCGCGTTTCTCGCAGTTCTGGCAGCTGCGAAGAGCCCAGAGAAGAAAGCAAACCCGTCTGGAAAGGGCGTGCCTACTGTGGCGATCCCCGGTGTCGGAGCTGCGACGGTCAAGACCGGCCGCCAAGGCAAGCAGCTTAAACTCGATCTGACTACGGATGAACCTGATTTTATCAGCTGGTTGGAGGGTAATGCCCCAAAGCTGATTACCGAGCTTCATGAGCGCTGGAAGCGTTCAGGAGACTGA
- a CDS encoding MFS transporter: MLDILSDRTYRHLFLAQIVALLGTGLATVALGLLAFDLAGDGAALVLGTVFTIKMVAYVGIAPIAGAFADRVPRRALLVTLDLVRAGVALALPFVTEVWQVYVLIFLLQSASAAFTPTFQATIPDVLPEEARYTRALSLSRLAYDLENIVSPTLAALLLAVMSYSSLFLGTVAGFTASALLVVSVLLPSPRPSEPRGVYHRTTRGIRIYLATPRLRGLLALNLAAAAAGAMVLVNTVVLVRGELGLSESALAWTMFAFGAGSMTAALALPRVLDALPDRPVMFGGALLMVATLLGLGMTVLVAGLGWSILLAAWLLVGLGYSAVLTPSGRLLRRSAHAGDRPALFAAQFALSHACWLVTYPLSGWMLTVYGVIPALAGLALLAGIGMLVALKLWPANDPVEVEHTHDNLPLDHPHLQGHRRHSHALIIDESHPSWATHF; encoded by the coding sequence ATGCTCGATATCCTTTCCGACCGCACCTACCGTCATCTGTTTCTGGCGCAGATCGTGGCGCTTCTGGGAACCGGACTCGCAACGGTCGCGCTCGGTCTGCTGGCCTTCGATCTTGCAGGCGACGGGGCCGCGCTGGTGCTGGGCACGGTCTTCACCATCAAGATGGTGGCCTATGTGGGCATCGCCCCCATCGCCGGGGCCTTCGCGGACCGGGTGCCGCGCCGCGCGCTGCTGGTGACGCTTGATCTGGTGCGGGCGGGTGTCGCGCTGGCATTGCCCTTCGTGACCGAGGTCTGGCAGGTCTATGTGCTGATCTTCCTGCTGCAATCGGCCTCCGCCGCCTTCACGCCGACCTTTCAGGCGACGATCCCGGACGTTCTGCCCGAAGAGGCGCGCTATACCCGCGCGTTGTCGCTGTCACGGCTGGCCTACGATCTGGAGAACATCGTCAGTCCGACCTTGGCCGCACTTCTGCTCGCGGTGATGTCCTACAGTTCGCTTTTCCTCGGAACGGTCGCAGGTTTTACCGCCTCGGCCCTCCTGGTCGTCTCGGTGCTGCTGCCGAGCCCCCGTCCATCCGAGCCCCGCGGCGTCTATCACCGCACCACGCGCGGCATCCGCATCTATCTTGCCACGCCCCGCCTTCGCGGGCTCCTGGCGCTGAATCTTGCGGCAGCAGCGGCGGGGGCGATGGTGCTGGTCAATACCGTCGTTCTGGTGCGCGGAGAGCTCGGCCTGTCCGAGAGTGCACTGGCCTGGACGATGTTCGCCTTCGGTGCGGGCTCCATGACGGCCGCTCTGGCTTTGCCGCGTGTTCTGGATGCACTGCCGGACCGGCCTGTGATGTTCGGTGGCGCGCTGCTGATGGTGGCGACACTTCTGGGGCTGGGAATGACGGTCCTCGTAGCCGGGCTCGGCTGGTCGATCCTTCTGGCAGCCTGGTTGCTGGTGGGACTTGGGTATTCCGCCGTCCTCACCCCTTCGGGCCGCTTGCTGCGCCGTTCCGCCCATGCCGGAGACCGCCCGGCACTCTTCGCAGCGCAATTCGCGCTGTCGCACGCCTGCTGGCTGGTGACCTATCCATTGTCGGGTTGGATGCTGACGGTCTATGGCGTCATTCCCGCGCTGGCCGGACTGGCCCTCCTCGCTGGCATTGGAATGCTTGTTGCATTGAAGCTCTGGCCCGCAAACGATCCTGTCGAGGTAGAGCATACCCACGACAATCTGCCGCTTGATCACCCCCATCTGCAAGGGCATCGCAGGCACAGCCACGCCTTGATCATCGACGAGAGCCATCCCAGCTGGGCCACGCATTTCTAA
- a CDS encoding metal-sensing transcriptional repressor yields the protein MTDSPVHASHPALVARLKRADGHLRAVIEMIEAGKPCLEIAQQMQAVEKAITNAKRALIHDHMDHCLDVEGSETDRAELRTIARYL from the coding sequence ATGACAGATTCCCCGGTTCATGCAAGTCATCCCGCCCTCGTCGCCCGGCTGAAACGTGCTGACGGCCACCTGCGCGCCGTGATCGAGATGATCGAGGCAGGCAAGCCCTGCCTCGAAATCGCCCAACAGATGCAGGCGGTCGAAAAGGCTATCACGAACGCCAAGCGGGCGCTGATCCATGACCATATGGATCATTGCCTGGACGTCGAGGGGTCCGAAACGGATCGTGCCGAACTGCGGACGATTGCCCGCTATCTCTGA